The following proteins are co-located in the Salinigranum halophilum genome:
- a CDS encoding COG1361 family protein — MSPRTSSSAVAAALTALVLLSGLAVVAPTTAAQSTSVVVTNATHTPTTPAVGDTFEVRATIRNQAGAAGPFTVNEVAVEVPGRGPSGWTRATDLGVLSPDTSMEVGLPATVDEPGWHQLRVYVYGQTATGRAVRVTYPVTVQVVEQQRPQLDADFDDGVVGTDSTVALTVANGLATSIRNVQVELLGEHVRIDRQRRVQSALESEAEANYTFEVTPTRAGTQTLTARLTYTDGSGERRTTAQTFRYTVERMDRNVRLDVASVRGEEPGVEVTVVNLGNARVEDVAVTGESGDAALSTALVDEVPPRATETVRLNVTNLAGVAPELTVRAEYEVAGEQYEAMRTVSGVFVPGQVDLTGIEVTETDGGTVRIAGTASNVGTTRVQAVTVRVRAGDAVSPASPGAEYFVGAIDASDFASFTVNAQVDGENETTIPLEVTYLVDGEERTRTVEAAYDPPETPDRRGTGFPLVGVGVVLAVAVAGVFLWRRRRAA; from the coding sequence ATGTCCCCGAGAACCAGTTCCAGCGCGGTAGCGGCGGCCCTGACGGCGCTCGTGTTGCTGTCCGGCCTCGCTGTGGTCGCCCCGACGACCGCCGCCCAGTCTACCTCCGTCGTCGTGACGAACGCGACGCACACGCCCACCACACCGGCCGTCGGCGACACCTTCGAGGTCCGTGCGACCATCCGGAACCAGGCGGGGGCCGCGGGGCCGTTCACCGTCAACGAGGTCGCCGTGGAGGTCCCCGGCCGCGGTCCGTCGGGATGGACGAGAGCGACTGACCTCGGCGTCTTGTCGCCCGACACGTCGATGGAAGTCGGCCTGCCCGCGACCGTCGACGAGCCCGGCTGGCACCAGCTCCGCGTGTACGTCTACGGCCAGACTGCGACCGGCCGTGCCGTCCGCGTGACCTACCCCGTCACCGTGCAGGTCGTCGAACAGCAGCGACCGCAGCTCGACGCCGACTTCGACGACGGCGTCGTCGGTACCGATTCGACGGTCGCGCTCACGGTGGCGAACGGCCTCGCGACCTCCATCCGCAACGTCCAGGTGGAGCTGTTGGGCGAACACGTACGAATCGACCGCCAGCGGCGCGTCCAGTCGGCGCTCGAGAGCGAGGCGGAGGCGAACTACACGTTCGAGGTGACACCCACGCGAGCCGGTACCCAGACGCTCACCGCGCGGCTCACGTACACCGACGGGAGCGGGGAGCGCCGAACCACGGCGCAGACGTTCCGCTACACCGTCGAGCGCATGGACCGGAACGTCCGACTCGACGTGGCGTCGGTCAGGGGCGAGGAGCCCGGCGTCGAGGTCACCGTCGTCAACCTCGGCAACGCCCGCGTGGAGGACGTCGCGGTCACCGGCGAGAGCGGGGACGCGGCGCTCTCGACGGCGCTCGTCGACGAGGTGCCACCGCGCGCCACCGAGACCGTCCGGCTGAACGTGACAAACCTCGCCGGAGTGGCCCCCGAACTCACCGTCCGCGCGGAGTACGAGGTTGCCGGCGAGCAGTACGAAGCGATGCGGACCGTCAGCGGCGTGTTCGTCCCTGGGCAGGTCGACCTCACCGGCATCGAGGTCACGGAGACGGACGGCGGGACGGTGCGAATCGCCGGGACGGCGAGCAACGTCGGGACGACCCGCGTCCAGGCCGTCACTGTGCGCGTCCGCGCGGGGGACGCGGTGAGCCCGGCCAGCCCCGGCGCGGAGTACTTCGTCGGTGCCATCGACGCCAGCGACTTCGCGTCGTTCACGGTGAACGCTCAGGTCGACGGGGAGAACGAGACGACGATTCCGCTCGAAGTGACGTACCTCGTCGACGGCGAGGAGCGGACGCGGACCGTCGAGGCGGCGTACGACCCGCCAGAGACGCCCGACCGACGCGGTACCGGGTTCCCGTTGGTCGGCGTGGGTGTCGTTCTCGCCGTCGCCGTCGCGGGTGTGTTCCTGTGGAGGCGTCGCCGTGCTGCTTGA
- a CDS encoding ABC transporter ATP-binding protein: MLLEARDVTRRYDVGAEVVTALAHVDFVVESGEFVAVVGPSGSGKSTLLNVLGLLDTPSEGTVLVDAVDTSTLTDTERTGLRRETIGFIFQSFYLIPTLTARENVALPRLFVGSAAERNRRAVDLLSRFGLGERTEHRPPQLSGGQQQRVAIARALINDPGVLLADEPTGNLDQATGRQILREFQAITDEGVSVVAVTHDRLVTDHADRVVELVDGRLGESSRETQHVS, encoded by the coding sequence GTGCTGCTTGAAGCCCGTGACGTCACCCGGCGGTACGACGTCGGAGCCGAGGTCGTGACCGCGCTCGCTCACGTGGACTTCGTCGTCGAGTCCGGTGAGTTCGTCGCGGTCGTCGGACCGTCGGGGTCCGGCAAGTCCACGCTGTTGAACGTCCTCGGCCTCCTCGACACGCCCAGCGAGGGCACCGTCCTCGTCGACGCGGTCGACACCAGCACGCTCACCGACACCGAGCGCACCGGCCTCAGACGTGAGACGATCGGCTTCATCTTCCAGAGCTTCTACCTCATCCCGACGCTGACCGCCCGCGAGAACGTCGCCCTGCCGCGGCTGTTCGTCGGCTCGGCTGCCGAACGCAACCGTCGTGCGGTCGACCTGCTCTCCCGCTTCGGCCTCGGCGAGCGGACGGAGCACCGACCGCCACAGCTGAGCGGCGGACAGCAACAGCGCGTCGCCATCGCCCGCGCGCTCATCAACGACCCCGGTGTCCTCCTGGCCGACGAACCGACGGGCAACCTCGACCAGGCGACGGGGAGACAGATTCTTCGAGAGTTCCAGGCGATCACCGACGAGGGCGTCAGCGTCGTCGCCGTCACCCACGACAGGCTCGTGACCGACCACGCCGACCGCGTCGTCGAACTCGTCGACGGACGGCTCGGGGAGTCCTCGCGGGAGACCCAGCATGTCTCGTGA
- a CDS encoding ABC transporter permease, producing the protein MSREASSEDAPPGATFADRFPVLSLAGRNLTRTKTRSLLAALGIAIGVIAIASLGMFGSAFQRSQMENIGTIGNDLAVVPGEDLDRLNFTETQLREIQRAAQPAETIAVKRDSREVVYRGEAQNRTVYGFADPASLYDVRQGYIPREWRSGAVVGNQLAADEGIRAGEALTVDGQTYRVVAVLDETGQAAIIDADNAVLLPPERFDEDTYSQVVVLAASTAEANQTAMNIRASMNDRQERVRIFEFGQLAEQIDQLFVQLNLFLVGIGAVSLVVAGTSILNVMLMSTVERREEIGVLRAVGFEKRAVLRILLTEAGMLGLIGGTIGVVVSLLVGMGVNNLFLGDPLAFDALGLFYLTAAFAFGVGSSLVSGAYPAWKAATLDPVQALRGN; encoded by the coding sequence ATGTCTCGTGAGGCGTCCAGCGAGGACGCGCCGCCGGGGGCGACGTTCGCCGACCGCTTCCCCGTCCTCTCGCTGGCGGGGCGCAACCTCACGCGGACGAAAACCCGTTCGCTGCTCGCCGCGCTCGGCATCGCCATCGGCGTCATCGCCATCGCCTCGCTCGGGATGTTCGGCTCGGCGTTCCAGCGGTCACAGATGGAGAACATCGGGACCATCGGGAACGACCTCGCGGTCGTCCCGGGTGAGGACCTCGACCGGCTCAACTTCACCGAGACGCAGTTGCGCGAGATACAGCGGGCGGCGCAACCGGCCGAGACCATCGCCGTCAAACGCGACAGCAGGGAGGTGGTCTATCGTGGGGAAGCCCAGAACCGAACGGTGTACGGCTTCGCCGACCCGGCGTCGCTGTACGACGTCCGGCAGGGGTACATCCCCCGCGAATGGCGAAGCGGCGCAGTCGTCGGGAACCAGCTCGCGGCCGACGAGGGCATCCGTGCCGGCGAGGCGCTGACCGTCGACGGCCAGACGTACCGCGTGGTCGCCGTCCTCGACGAGACAGGGCAGGCGGCCATCATCGACGCGGACAACGCCGTCCTCCTCCCGCCCGAACGCTTCGACGAGGACACGTACTCGCAGGTGGTGGTGCTGGCGGCGTCCACGGCCGAGGCGAACCAGACCGCGATGAACATCCGTGCCAGCATGAACGACCGGCAAGAGCGGGTTCGGATCTTCGAGTTCGGCCAGCTCGCCGAGCAGATCGACCAGCTGTTCGTCCAGTTGAACCTCTTTCTCGTCGGCATCGGCGCGGTGTCGCTCGTGGTCGCCGGGACGAGCATCCTCAACGTGATGCTCATGTCGACCGTCGAGCGCCGCGAGGAGATTGGCGTCCTCCGGGCGGTGGGCTTCGAGAAGCGCGCGGTGTTACGCATCCTCCTGACCGAGGCGGGCATGCTCGGTCTCATCGGCGGCACCATCGGAGTCGTCGTGAGCCTCCTCGTGGGGATGGGCGTCAACAACCTGTTCCTCGGCGACCCGTTGGCGTTCGACGCGCTCGGCCTGTTCTACCTCACGGCCGCCTTCGCCTTCGGCGTCGGGTCGAGCCTGGTCAGCGGCGCGTATCCGGCGTGGAAAGCGGCGACGCTCGACCCCGTGCAGGCGCTTCGCGGGAACTGA
- a CDS encoding DUF7115 domain-containing protein — MTYPDVVQSALGDESVAARVPLGDDALFVTPTRTLVYRADSLLSDESVEEFPHGAERIGVSTKRRKTTVSLDYGLDGERSFTVPAKLLDRALHPVLAGTLNASGVTDPGETVTETFRFSELTLVVTSDRIVKHVGSAVWDEDFEEFHFADVTDLVVEAGNVATTLVLTHDGRQQRLKAPNERAREVRERLTDALLDYHGVDSLDTLRERFAAEEEESPSATMSFGEGPTPLSANPSELTDRSKDAARSDEDASDADRGTEATGNAERTAVAAETEDAASASAGESTEPHSAPGGSDDATGIDTIGAGGLLGPVDTDTDTDSDSDTDTAHSESAAVTPDEGARDDDVAALVAEVEALRETVEAQNERLARQEELLERLIAELRERL, encoded by the coding sequence ATGACCTACCCGGACGTCGTCCAGTCGGCGCTCGGCGACGAGTCGGTCGCCGCGCGCGTCCCGCTCGGCGACGATGCCCTGTTCGTCACGCCGACGCGGACGCTCGTCTACCGCGCCGACTCGCTCCTCTCGGACGAGTCGGTCGAGGAGTTCCCCCACGGTGCCGAACGCATCGGCGTCTCCACGAAGCGTCGAAAGACGACCGTCTCGCTCGACTACGGACTCGACGGCGAGCGCTCGTTCACCGTTCCGGCGAAGCTACTCGACCGGGCCTTACACCCGGTGCTGGCGGGCACGCTCAACGCCTCCGGCGTCACCGACCCCGGCGAGACCGTCACGGAGACGTTCCGCTTCTCCGAACTCACGCTGGTCGTCACGAGCGACCGAATCGTGAAACACGTCGGCAGCGCGGTGTGGGACGAGGACTTCGAGGAGTTCCACTTCGCGGACGTCACCGACCTCGTCGTCGAAGCGGGCAACGTCGCGACGACGCTCGTCCTCACCCACGACGGGCGACAGCAGCGGCTCAAAGCGCCGAACGAGCGGGCGCGAGAGGTCCGTGAGCGACTCACCGACGCCCTGCTCGACTACCACGGCGTCGACAGTCTCGACACCCTCCGCGAGCGGTTCGCCGCCGAGGAGGAGGAGTCGCCTTCGGCCACGATGTCGTTCGGCGAGGGGCCGACACCGCTCTCGGCGAACCCGAGCGAACTCACCGACCGCTCGAAGGACGCGGCCCGGAGCGACGAGGACGCGAGCGACGCCGACCGTGGCACCGAGGCCACCGGAAACGCGGAGAGAACCGCCGTGGCGGCCGAGACGGAGGACGCGGCCTCGGCGTCGGCGGGCGAGTCGACGGAGCCACATTCGGCCCCGGGCGGTTCCGACGACGCCACCGGCATCGACACCATCGGTGCGGGCGGCCTCCTCGGCCCGGTCGACACCGACACCGACACCGACAGTGACAGTGACACTGACACCGCTCACTCCGAGTCGGCGGCCGTCACGCCCGACGAGGGCGCACGCGACGACGACGTCGCGGCACTCGTCGCCGAGGTGGAGGCGCTGCGAGAGACCGTCGAGGCCCAGAACGAGCGACTCGCTCGGCAGGAGGAACTCCTCGAACGGCTCATCGCCGAACTCCGCGAGCGGCTCTGA
- a CDS encoding DUF5830 family protein encodes MTERTARVELALDLLAHLETDELALADVVDRIETVTTDPSLTREILDTAEIRGVIERDGARVQTRRGGTFVRFESQVTVREGEFECRRCGAGLSTGHFVQFESGELGPFGSSCVRKVLGRE; translated from the coding sequence GTGACCGAGCGTACAGCGCGCGTGGAACTCGCCCTCGACCTGCTCGCGCACCTCGAGACCGACGAACTGGCGCTTGCGGACGTTGTCGACCGCATCGAGACGGTGACGACGGACCCCTCGCTCACCCGAGAGATCCTCGACACGGCCGAGATACGCGGGGTCATCGAGCGCGACGGTGCGCGGGTGCAGACGAGACGGGGCGGGACGTTCGTCCGCTTCGAGAGTCAGGTCACGGTCCGAGAGGGTGAGTTCGAGTGTCGCCGCTGTGGAGCGGGGCTCTCGACGGGCCACTTCGTCCAGTTCGAGTCCGGCGAACTCGGGCCGTTCGGCTCCTCGTGCGTTCGGAAGGTGCTCGGACGCGAGTGA
- a CDS encoding TVP38/TMEM64 family protein, producing the protein MRRSRLLLGFALLCVLAAALLVAPDRALWWLEWVAADPLRFGLVLFVLSLVRPVVAWPTTLLAVGAGYGYGLVGIPYALALITLTSVPPFLVARWFGRESRVAVAGERVVREAGDLRSVVASRLLPAPSDVVSVAAGVSGVSLSTFAVGTAIGELPWAVVGVLAGSSLDSLSHASLGAVDWRLVAACGLAAVLLLAGPVYRVVAGRDPAPVGLDAE; encoded by the coding sequence ATGCGCCGGTCACGGCTCCTCCTCGGGTTCGCGCTCCTCTGCGTGCTCGCCGCGGCCCTCCTCGTCGCCCCCGACCGCGCGCTGTGGTGGCTCGAGTGGGTCGCGGCCGACCCGCTCCGCTTCGGACTCGTCCTCTTCGTCCTCTCCCTCGTCAGACCCGTCGTCGCCTGGCCGACGACGCTCCTCGCCGTCGGGGCCGGCTACGGCTACGGCCTCGTCGGCATCCCCTACGCGCTCGCGCTCATCACCCTCACGAGCGTCCCGCCGTTCCTCGTCGCCCGGTGGTTCGGTCGGGAGTCACGGGTCGCCGTCGCGGGCGAACGCGTCGTCCGCGAGGCCGGCGACCTCCGGAGCGTGGTCGCCTCGCGGCTCCTCCCGGCCCCCTCCGACGTCGTCTCCGTCGCCGCGGGCGTCTCCGGCGTCTCGCTGTCGACGTTCGCGGTGGGGACGGCCATCGGCGAACTCCCGTGGGCCGTCGTCGGCGTCCTCGCGGGGTCGTCGCTCGACTCGCTCTCGCACGCCTCGCTCGGGGCAGTGGACTGGCGACTCGTCGCGGCGTGTGGCCTCGCGGCGGTGTTGCTCCTCGCCGGGCCGGTGTATCGCGTGGTCGCCGGGCGCGACCCCGCGCCGGTGGGCCTCGACGCCGAGTGA
- the gpmI gene encoding 2,3-bisphosphoglycerate-independent phosphoglycerate mutase, translating to MQAALVILDGWGLGDHDRRDAVKAASTPNFDRFADAGAYTTLDVSGRRVGLPEGQMGNSEVGHLNIGAGRVVKQAYTRIEDAIAAGSFAENDALTSAFDHAAETGGSVHFMGLVSDGGVHSEQGHLHALIDIAAERGIEAVTHAFMDGRDTDPHGGRSYLADLEAHVADRGTGDVATVSGRYYAMDRDQNWERTKRAYDAIVEREADHTATTAVEAVEASYDRGDTDEFVEPTLVEGGPALEDGDAVVFFNFRPDRARQLVRMLADVDPVWEFDTHPPQIELVTMTEYDQTFDFPVAFPPNEPADTLGEVLSEAGKTQLRLAESEKYAHVTYFLNGGREVEFEGEVRRIIQSPDVPTYDQRPEMSAEEVTDTAIDLIESDDPDVLVLNYANPDMVGHTGDFEAAVAAVEAVDEQLGRLVAAVERAGGHVLVTADHGNADDMGTPDAPHTAHTTNPVPLVYLAPDGTAGGRSLHEDGSLCDLAPTLLELVGVDQPAAMTGESLLE from the coding sequence ATGCAGGCAGCGCTCGTTATCCTCGACGGCTGGGGGCTCGGCGACCACGACAGACGCGACGCGGTGAAGGCGGCGTCGACACCCAACTTCGACCGCTTCGCCGACGCCGGCGCGTACACGACGCTCGACGTCTCCGGACGGCGGGTCGGCCTCCCCGAGGGACAGATGGGCAACAGCGAGGTCGGTCACCTCAACATCGGGGCCGGTCGCGTGGTGAAGCAGGCGTACACCCGCATCGAGGACGCCATCGCCGCGGGGTCGTTCGCGGAGAACGACGCGCTCACGTCGGCGTTCGACCACGCCGCGGAGACGGGCGGCAGCGTCCACTTCATGGGGCTCGTCTCCGACGGGGGCGTCCACTCAGAGCAGGGACACCTCCACGCGCTCATCGACATCGCTGCCGAGAGAGGAATCGAAGCCGTCACCCACGCGTTCATGGACGGCCGTGACACCGACCCCCACGGCGGACGGAGCTACCTCGCCGACCTCGAAGCGCACGTCGCAGACCGCGGGACGGGCGACGTCGCCACCGTCTCGGGGCGGTACTACGCGATGGACCGCGACCAGAACTGGGAGCGGACGAAGCGCGCGTACGACGCCATCGTCGAGCGCGAGGCCGACCACACGGCGACGACGGCGGTCGAGGCCGTCGAGGCGTCGTACGACCGCGGCGACACCGACGAGTTCGTCGAACCGACGCTCGTCGAGGGTGGCCCCGCACTCGAAGACGGCGACGCGGTGGTCTTCTTCAACTTCCGTCCGGACCGCGCACGCCAGTTGGTGCGGATGCTCGCCGACGTCGACCCCGTCTGGGAGTTCGACACGCATCCTCCTCAAATCGAACTCGTCACGATGACCGAGTACGACCAGACGTTCGACTTCCCCGTGGCGTTCCCGCCGAACGAACCCGCGGACACCCTGGGTGAGGTGCTCTCGGAGGCGGGCAAGACGCAACTCCGCCTCGCCGAGTCCGAGAAGTACGCCCACGTCACCTACTTCCTCAACGGCGGCCGCGAGGTGGAGTTCGAAGGCGAGGTCCGACGGATCATCCAGTCGCCGGACGTCCCGACCTACGACCAGCGACCGGAGATGAGCGCCGAGGAGGTGACCGACACGGCCATCGACCTCATCGAATCCGACGACCCCGACGTACTCGTGTTGAACTACGCGAACCCAGACATGGTGGGCCACACGGGCGACTTCGAAGCCGCCGTCGCGGCCGTCGAAGCCGTCGACGAACAGCTCGGACGGCTCGTCGCGGCCGTCGAGCGCGCGGGCGGGCACGTCCTCGTCACGGCCGACCACGGCAACGCCGACGACATGGGCACGCCCGACGCGCCCCACACGGCGCACACGACCAACCCGGTTCCGCTCGTCTACCTCGCCCCGGACGGCACCGCTGGCGGGCGCTCGCTGCACGAAGACGGGTCGCTCTGTGACCTCGCGCCCACCCTCCTCGAACTCGTCGGCGTCGACCAGCCGGCGGCGATGACGGGCGAGTCGCTGTTAGAGTAA